The following coding sequences lie in one Alicyclobacillus curvatus genomic window:
- a CDS encoding 2-oxoacid:acceptor oxidoreductase subunit alpha, which yields MQDCGWKVGGKQGEGIDSTGDIYAIALHRMGYYVFTYRHFMSLIKGGHTNYKIRVADELVRHHGDLVHVLIAFDQKTIDENWRELADGAVVVYDGASFEATIPEHLNVHLCQVPLTEIAKQAGGAIMKNMVSIGVTAAVHEMDPELFHSVIEDKFGKKGAKVVEANLKAVREGFNYYQEHYNAHIPMPKPTSKPSADNHFYVSGNQAAGFGALAGGCRFLAAYPITPATEIMYWMIAEMPKHGGIVVQAEDEIAAVNMAIGANFAGVPAMTSTSGPGFSLMMEALGLAGMSETPLVIVDVQRSGPSTGLPTKTEQSDLNEALYGTHGEIQRIVLTPRTVEECFGHTADAFHLAEKYQMPVIVLTDLYMGMSSQSIDRFPIDTLSNEQGKRMSDEALLALESGAFLRYDDTVSDGVSPRSVPGQKNGRFVALGNEHNGIGLEVEEQYIRQAQADKRQRKLGDFSHTSGVSVDGKTDAPFALVGFGSTYGLLEEAREQLVQSGLKVKHIHFSRVAPFPLDDFTKAMDGVERALVVELNQQGQLANVIRQQAGYHQVLFNGLKYNGDPLYVHEVLERAKQVFPMGVLQ from the coding sequence ATGCAGGACTGCGGTTGGAAAGTAGGCGGGAAACAGGGCGAAGGTATCGACAGCACTGGTGATATCTACGCCATCGCCTTGCACCGTATGGGCTATTACGTTTTCACGTACCGTCACTTTATGTCCCTCATCAAAGGTGGCCATACGAATTACAAGATCCGTGTCGCGGATGAGCTGGTTCGGCACCATGGTGACTTGGTCCACGTGCTCATTGCTTTTGACCAAAAGACGATTGATGAGAACTGGCGAGAATTGGCTGACGGGGCAGTAGTTGTTTACGACGGAGCTTCGTTTGAAGCGACCATTCCTGAACACCTGAACGTTCATCTCTGCCAAGTCCCACTAACAGAGATTGCCAAGCAGGCGGGTGGAGCCATCATGAAAAATATGGTCTCCATTGGCGTCACGGCAGCGGTTCATGAGATGGACCCGGAACTCTTTCACTCGGTCATTGAAGACAAGTTTGGCAAAAAGGGAGCCAAGGTCGTCGAGGCCAATTTGAAAGCTGTTCGCGAGGGGTTCAACTACTACCAAGAGCACTACAACGCGCACATTCCGATGCCAAAACCGACCTCAAAGCCTTCTGCAGACAACCATTTTTACGTCTCCGGCAATCAAGCCGCAGGTTTCGGCGCGCTGGCAGGCGGATGCAGATTCCTCGCAGCTTATCCGATTACGCCAGCAACGGAAATCATGTACTGGATGATTGCGGAGATGCCAAAGCACGGCGGTATCGTCGTACAGGCCGAAGATGAAATTGCTGCTGTCAACATGGCAATTGGCGCCAACTTTGCCGGTGTGCCAGCGATGACTTCGACCTCAGGCCCAGGTTTTTCACTCATGATGGAAGCGCTTGGACTCGCTGGCATGTCGGAGACCCCGCTTGTCATTGTCGACGTACAGCGCAGCGGGCCATCCACAGGATTGCCCACGAAGACTGAACAAAGTGACCTGAACGAAGCTCTTTACGGTACACACGGCGAGATACAACGCATCGTGTTGACCCCGAGGACCGTCGAAGAGTGCTTCGGGCATACGGCTGACGCATTCCACTTGGCCGAGAAATATCAGATGCCTGTGATTGTCCTGACAGACCTTTACATGGGCATGTCGTCCCAGTCCATTGACCGCTTTCCTATCGACACGCTCTCCAACGAGCAGGGCAAACGTATGTCCGACGAGGCCTTGCTGGCCTTGGAATCTGGCGCGTTCCTCCGCTATGATGATACCGTGTCTGATGGCGTGTCTCCGCGCAGTGTACCGGGCCAGAAGAATGGCCGGTTTGTTGCACTTGGCAACGAGCACAATGGCATTGGTCTAGAGGTGGAGGAGCAGTATATCCGCCAAGCCCAAGCCGACAAGCGGCAACGCAAACTAGGCGATTTCAGCCACACAAGCGGCGTCAGTGTCGATGGCAAAACAGATGCTCCATTTGCCTTGGTAGGCTTTGGCAGCACCTACGGCCTGCTGGAAGAGGCGAGGGAACAACTCGTACAAAGCGGCTTAAAGGTCAAACATATTCACTTTTCACGCGTTGCCCCGTTCCCGCTCGATGATTTCACAAAGGCCATGGATGGCGTAGAACGCGCCCTCGTTGTGGAACTCAATCAGCAAGGTCAACTGGCAAATGTGATTCGACAGCAAGCGGGCTATCACCAGGTACTGTTTAACGGGCTAAAATATAATGGCGATCCGCTGTATGTCCACGAAGTACTCGAACGCGCGAAGCAGGTCTTTCCGATGGGGGTGCTGCAATAA